From the Branchiostoma floridae strain S238N-H82 unplaced genomic scaffold, Bfl_VNyyK Sc7u5tJ_1573, whole genome shotgun sequence genome, one window contains:
- the LOC118408333 gene encoding dehydrogenase/reductase SDR family member 11-like, translated as MLLKILKIIEYVNILAPTLCSQLAVQQMRKREVDDGHIITLNSMSGHRISASNVFYCMTKFAMTAMTEGLRRELREMKSHIRATCISPGLVETEFAFRRNKDDPQKARDLYASIECLQAKDLADAVLYVLGAPPHVEINDIWMRPTEQTM; from the exons ATGTTATTAAAAATCCTCAAAATTATAGAATAC GTGAACATCCTAGCGCCCACCCTCTGTTCCCAGCTGGCTGTGCAGCAGATGAGGAAGCGAGAAGTGGACGATGGACACATCATCACCCTGAACAG TATGTCTGGTCATCGCATTTCTGCTAGCAATGTCTTTTACTGTATGACGAAGTTCGCCATGACAGCCATGACTGAAGGACTGAGGAGGGAGTTGAGGGAGATGAAGTCACACATCAGAGCGACG TGCATTTCTCCTGGACTAGTGGAGACAGAGTTTGCCTTTCGTCGTAATAAAGATGACCCACAAAAGGCTCGAGATCTTTATGCCAGCATTGAA TGCCTGCAAGCCAAGGACCTTGCTGATGCAGTTCTGTATGTCTTGGGTGCCCCACCACATGTGGAG attAATGACATTTGGATGAGGCCAACAGAACAGACCATGTAA